A stretch of Treponema vincentii F0403 DNA encodes these proteins:
- a CDS encoding coproporphyrinogen-III oxidase family protein, protein MKPSGLYIHIPFCTQKCRYCDFYSLTQHSIAQQTGFHPYHPNPHFIERLLQDIRFFKERYAIEAWRTIYIGGGTPSLLHPGDIRSLAAGIREGQMLPVEEFTIEANPEDIHEEWLAACSEGGINRLSIGVQSFDNTVLAANGRRGSKEKTIQALEAIKSRWHGKLSCDLIAGLTGQTAQSLSDDVRRLIDYRIEHLSLYGLCSSEPLPETREDFISELLQQNTTLLAANGYVRYEVSNFSYRDKHRSVHNQIYWKMEPYAGIGPAACGTLVHEDTSGGFTAAERFEGIKDIGRWMTAPDRTSVYTYERISRKTFLEEVLLMGFRLSEGINRGDFSRRFGADITAYIGNTLSRWEKSGQCRIEPERTYLTEEGLLFLNRFLVDALLELDTNAAR, encoded by the coding sequence GTGAAGCCTTCCGGTCTTTACATCCATATTCCTTTTTGTACACAAAAATGCCGGTACTGCGACTTTTACTCGTTAACCCAGCATTCGATAGCGCAACAGACAGGCTTTCACCCATATCATCCTAATCCTCACTTTATCGAACGGCTGCTGCAGGATATCCGTTTTTTTAAAGAACGCTATGCTATTGAAGCATGGAGAACAATCTATATCGGCGGCGGAACTCCTTCGCTGCTGCACCCCGGCGATATACGCTCCCTTGCCGCCGGCATCCGCGAGGGACAGATGCTGCCGGTTGAAGAATTCACAATAGAAGCGAATCCCGAAGACATTCACGAAGAATGGCTTGCAGCCTGCAGCGAAGGCGGAATTAACCGGCTTTCCATCGGCGTACAGTCTTTTGACAATACCGTACTGGCTGCAAACGGGCGGCGCGGTTCAAAGGAAAAAACAATACAAGCCTTGGAGGCTATCAAAAGCCGATGGCACGGCAAGCTTTCCTGCGACTTAATTGCAGGGTTAACCGGACAAACCGCACAAAGCCTTTCCGACGATGTCCGGCGGCTGATAGACTACCGCATCGAACACCTTTCCCTCTACGGACTTTGCAGCAGCGAACCGCTTCCGGAAACCCGCGAAGATTTTATTTCGGAGCTTTTACAGCAAAACACCACACTCCTCGCCGCAAACGGGTACGTCCGATATGAAGTGTCGAATTTTTCGTACCGAGATAAACACCGATCCGTTCACAACCAAATCTATTGGAAGATGGAACCGTATGCCGGCATCGGCCCTGCTGCATGCGGCACCCTCGTACACGAAGATACGAGCGGTGGCTTTACCGCAGCGGAACGGTTTGAAGGAATAAAAGATATCGGACGCTGGATGACAGCACCCGACCGCACATCGGTATATACATACGAGCGCATCAGTCGAAAGACCTTTTTGGAAGAAGTATTGCTGATGGGGTTTCGGCTTTCGGAAGGGATTAACCGCGGAGACTTTTCCCGGCGGTTCGGTGCGGATATTACCGCCTATATCGGCAACACCCTAAGCCGCTGGGAAAAAAGCGGACAGTGCCGCATCGAACCTGAGCGGACATATCTTACGGAAGAGGGGCTTTTATTCCTCAACCGCTTTTTAGTGGATGCGCTGTTGGAGCTGGATACAAATGCAGCACGATGA
- the lepB gene encoding signal peptidase I, producing the protein MFFQRYKFTSYTERREKRFKTLRIFFIIFLIFIIYQLISSYIITTYRIQADTMQPTFSSGDMIITAPFYSAQKDIERGTLVTVEPIARPHQNFFERTAQKIITFFTFQLINPFAAHQPSQAKPFIRRVVGIPGDTVYMEGFVLHIKTKNGGHFLTEFEVADNDYNVKIENLPENWDTSLPFSGSYPEITLKEGEYFVLCDNRIASSDSRLWGPLQAATQIKGHILMRYWPFSHISIF; encoded by the coding sequence ATGTTTTTTCAACGGTACAAATTTACTTCATATACTGAACGGCGGGAAAAGCGGTTTAAAACTCTCCGTATTTTTTTTATTATTTTCTTAATTTTCATAATATATCAGCTTATCAGCTCATATATTATCACCACCTACCGCATTCAAGCCGATACGATGCAGCCGACTTTTTCCTCCGGGGATATGATTATCACCGCCCCTTTTTATTCGGCTCAAAAAGATATTGAGCGGGGAACGCTCGTAACAGTCGAACCGATTGCAAGGCCTCATCAAAATTTTTTTGAAAGAACAGCGCAAAAAATCATTACATTCTTTACCTTTCAGCTCATTAATCCGTTTGCCGCCCATCAGCCGTCGCAAGCAAAACCATTTATCAGGCGGGTTGTCGGCATTCCCGGCGATACGGTATATATGGAAGGGTTTGTACTGCATATTAAAACAAAAAACGGCGGGCATTTCTTAACCGAGTTTGAAGTAGCCGACAACGACTATAACGTTAAAATCGAAAACCTTCCGGAAAACTGGGATACGTCGCTGCCGTTTTCGGGCTCATACCCGGAAATCACACTCAAAGAGGGGGAATATTTCGTATTGTGCGATAACCGGATAGCCTCAAGCGATTCCCGTCTTTGGGGACCGTTACAGGCGGCTACACAGATTAAGGGGCATATATTGATGCGCTACTGGCCGTTCTCCCATATTTCAATTTTTTAA
- a CDS encoding methionine ABC transporter ATP-binding protein, translating to MIRLVNVNKRYGELQAVDNISLEIPSNTIFGIIGKSGAGKSTLVRLISLLEPADSGEIYYGDSRVDTLTGKLLRNQHKKIGMIFQNFNLFASRTAAGNIAYPLEIAGMPKRAIAAKVEEMLQVVGLEGRGDARVSTLSGGQKQRVAIARALAVSPDILFCDEATSALDPQTTRSILELLKRLQKDMNLSVVMITHQMEVVRDCCQQVAVIDNGAVAETGSVRQIFSAPKSEVTKDFLMHINPLNPEDTQLIRWSKSGGAYTLRFSGELTSEPVLSKISRDYGIEFNICAGGMQKVGDTVVGTLFVDINGSPENMQKAFAYLNQNGIKVEETHR from the coding sequence ATGATACGGTTAGTAAATGTGAACAAACGGTACGGGGAGCTTCAGGCGGTGGATAATATCAGCCTTGAAATTCCTTCAAATACGATTTTCGGAATTATCGGAAAAAGCGGCGCAGGAAAATCAACGCTTGTGCGGCTGATAAGTCTTTTGGAGCCGGCGGATTCGGGAGAGATTTACTACGGGGACTCCCGCGTAGATACATTAACCGGCAAGCTCTTACGGAATCAGCATAAGAAAATCGGGATGATCTTTCAGAATTTTAACTTATTTGCATCGCGGACAGCGGCGGGCAACATCGCCTATCCGCTTGAAATTGCAGGGATGCCGAAACGTGCCATTGCTGCAAAGGTGGAAGAAATGCTGCAGGTCGTAGGGCTTGAAGGCCGCGGCGATGCACGGGTGAGCACCTTATCCGGCGGACAAAAGCAGCGGGTAGCGATTGCCCGCGCCTTGGCGGTTTCTCCCGATATTCTCTTTTGCGACGAAGCGACCAGCGCGCTCGATCCGCAGACGACACGCTCAATTTTGGAACTGCTTAAACGGCTGCAAAAAGATATGAATTTAAGCGTTGTGATGATTACGCACCAGATGGAAGTTGTGCGCGACTGCTGCCAGCAAGTTGCCGTTATCGATAACGGCGCCGTCGCAGAAACAGGTTCCGTGCGCCAAATCTTTTCCGCGCCCAAGTCGGAAGTAACCAAAGATTTCTTAATGCATATCAACCCGTTAAATCCCGAAGACACGCAACTTATCCGATGGTCTAAAAGCGGCGGCGCCTATACTCTCCGCTTTTCCGGCGAATTGACGAGCGAGCCGGTCTTGAGCAAAATTTCCCGCGATTACGGTATTGAATTTAATATCTGCGCAGGCGGTATGCAGAAAGTCGGCGACACCGTTGTCGGAACCCTTTTTGTCGATATAAACGGTTCGCCGGAGAATATGCAAAAAGCCTTTGCCTATCTTAATCAAAATGGCATCAAAGTAGAGGAGACGCACAGATGA
- a CDS encoding adenylate/guanylate cyclase domain-containing protein: MSEIEGEELNTVEELDTEHKQVADYPYKLQVITLIILAALMALPFGMDKLDLLNYEQPSQLLYPFTVLFSGLVQKDFYFFYISCFSFFLLPVAFLIILTSIFCKKITQNIVMITALIAVTCYLSTVVSGMTVFANTIRWFQSLSILVYAAFFIALIFHIFLISRGISIIKENNEAYAEYKQLILDTEKTERSDKQHEYEKTEIAVDGQPEEKKKFGINIKGQVQHLIGGLNDPERKTHLKNKITGVILIAIIVIISTFIYTDLKNYKLLLTQNVNTTGTNQAEQVAAIYDFSDGLHAKISAFLEGIKKTNASSPFPHRRVDIITTDSKTPVFLEKIDDTAELPDFNVFSYTTEPGSVGDIPAEEKRITAEEAALYIKHFKNQSTRNQPIYNPEKGTCLYVYPITFSRKDGQRLVGFSVVTYMQEILDRPYFQAKVFIFSLAAVFLYAAIIITLFLADFIAAPIIQLCVNIRKTTNILSGIFSGNAKIEASKLVFEDNLNTRDEIKTLSQEIKNIITLVRRILPYLSLHTLQSAEKDTEAKGITRNLCFLFTDIRGFTKLCEKLPAREVIMILNRYLNIETKIIFDNGGDVDKYVGDEVMAFFSGPQKEINACKAAMEIREALYHEQQAAMKVGRETISLGIGINTGYVIFGPVGSKTRKDFTSIGDTVNLAARLESANKEYGSKTIISESVYKNLNDSFICRELDYITVQGKTEVVRIFEVLQDIQKNTGDKLYDLKEVFEKGLGYYRKRKWKTAEKYFLECVEKYNDQPSKVFLDRIAHYQSSPPPADWKGVFAMHIK, translated from the coding sequence ATGAGTGAAATCGAAGGCGAAGAATTAAACACAGTAGAAGAGTTAGACACAGAACATAAACAGGTAGCTGATTACCCCTATAAGCTGCAAGTTATCACACTGATTATTTTGGCTGCATTGATGGCCTTACCGTTCGGCATGGATAAATTAGATCTCCTTAATTATGAACAGCCTTCGCAGCTTTTATACCCTTTTACGGTTCTGTTCTCCGGTTTGGTACAAAAAGATTTTTATTTTTTTTATATCAGCTGTTTTTCCTTTTTTTTACTGCCGGTTGCATTTCTCATTATTTTAACTTCAATTTTCTGTAAAAAAATTACGCAAAACATTGTTATGATAACCGCGCTTATTGCGGTAACATGTTATCTTTCTACGGTTGTTTCAGGAATGACGGTATTTGCCAACACTATCCGTTGGTTCCAGTCTTTAAGCATTTTAGTATATGCCGCTTTTTTTATAGCGCTCATCTTTCATATCTTCTTAATCAGCCGCGGCATTTCCATTATAAAAGAAAATAATGAAGCCTATGCCGAATATAAGCAGTTGATTCTTGATACCGAAAAAACGGAGCGGTCGGATAAACAGCACGAATATGAGAAAACGGAAATAGCTGTAGACGGGCAGCCGGAAGAGAAAAAAAAATTCGGTATAAATATAAAAGGACAAGTTCAGCATCTGATAGGCGGACTGAATGATCCTGAAAGAAAGACACACTTAAAAAATAAAATAACCGGTGTCATTCTTATCGCAATTATTGTTATTATTTCAACTTTTATCTATACGGACTTAAAGAACTACAAATTGCTTTTGACGCAAAATGTCAATACGACCGGCACGAATCAAGCCGAACAGGTTGCAGCAATTTATGATTTTTCCGATGGTCTCCATGCAAAAATCAGCGCCTTTCTCGAAGGTATAAAAAAGACAAATGCTTCTTCCCCCTTTCCGCACCGCCGCGTAGATATTATTACAACAGACAGTAAAACTCCTGTTTTTCTTGAGAAAATCGATGATACGGCAGAGCTTCCGGATTTCAATGTGTTCTCTTATACAACGGAACCCGGATCGGTGGGCGATATACCGGCAGAAGAAAAACGCATTACTGCGGAAGAAGCGGCTCTTTATATAAAGCATTTTAAAAACCAAAGTACCAGAAATCAGCCTATTTATAATCCCGAAAAGGGAACGTGCCTTTATGTATATCCCATCACCTTTTCGCGGAAAGACGGGCAAAGACTCGTCGGGTTTTCAGTTGTAACATATATGCAAGAGATACTTGACAGGCCGTATTTTCAAGCAAAGGTATTTATATTTTCGCTCGCAGCGGTTTTTTTATATGCTGCAATAATTATAACGCTTTTTCTTGCGGATTTTATTGCCGCGCCTATTATTCAGCTTTGTGTAAATATTAGAAAAACAACCAATATATTAAGCGGAATATTTTCGGGTAATGCAAAAATTGAAGCAAGCAAGCTGGTCTTTGAGGATAACCTTAATACGCGGGATGAAATAAAAACGCTCTCTCAAGAAATAAAAAACATTATTACGCTCGTGCGCAGAATACTTCCCTATCTGTCGCTTCACACACTGCAGAGTGCAGAGAAGGATACCGAAGCCAAAGGGATTACGAGGAATCTTTGTTTCCTTTTTACCGATATCAGAGGTTTTACGAAGCTTTGTGAAAAACTTCCGGCACGGGAAGTTATCATGATTTTAAACCGGTATCTTAATATTGAAACTAAGATTATTTTTGATAACGGCGGTGATGTTGATAAGTATGTCGGTGATGAAGTAATGGCTTTTTTCTCGGGGCCTCAAAAAGAAATAAATGCCTGTAAGGCTGCGATGGAAATACGGGAAGCGCTCTACCATGAACAACAGGCTGCAATGAAGGTCGGTAGAGAAACAATCTCACTCGGTATTGGAATTAACACAGGATATGTTATATTCGGTCCCGTCGGTTCAAAGACAAGAAAAGATTTTACCTCCATCGGTGATACGGTCAATTTAGCGGCGCGGCTCGAAAGCGCGAACAAAGAGTATGGCTCAAAAACCATTATTTCGGAATCCGTTTATAAAAACCTTAATGATTCTTTTATTTGCCGTGAACTTGATTATATAACCGTACAGGGAAAAACGGAAGTCGTCCGGATTTTTGAAGTTTTACAGGATATACAAAAAAATACCGGAGATAAACTTTATGATCTAAAGGAGGTCTTTGAAAAAGGACTTGGGTATTACCGGAAACGGAAATGGAAGACTGCCGAAAAATATTTTTTGGAGTGTGTGGAAAAATATAATGATCAGCCGTCTAAAGTTTTCTTGGATCGAATAGCGCATTATCAAAGTTCTCCGCCACCTGCCGACTGGAAAGGCGTTTTTGCCATGCATATAAAATAA
- a CDS encoding methionine ABC transporter permease yields the protein MSSWSTLLQLVGTATAQTLIMVFFSTLFSFILGAPLGVLLCITAEENLMPKPVLHQLIDRVVNVLRSFPFIILMILLFPFSRIIIGTSIGTAATVVPLSIAAAPFVARVIESALLEIDRGVIQAAVAMGSSTAEIIFKVMIPEALPPLVAGITLTIINLIGYSAMAGAIGGGGLGDLAIRYGYQRFRSDIMLAAVIVILVMVELIQFFGTRLSTALAKRR from the coding sequence ATGAGTTCATGGTCAACATTATTGCAGCTGGTAGGAACGGCGACGGCGCAAACGCTTATAATGGTATTCTTTTCTACGTTGTTTTCATTTATACTCGGGGCGCCGCTCGGCGTGTTGCTGTGTATCACGGCGGAAGAAAATTTGATGCCTAAGCCGGTACTGCACCAGCTTATCGATAGGGTTGTAAATGTGCTGCGTTCATTCCCGTTTATCATATTGATGATTTTGCTTTTTCCGTTTTCGCGGATTATTATCGGTACCAGCATCGGAACCGCTGCAACGGTTGTTCCGCTATCCATCGCCGCCGCCCCTTTTGTTGCACGGGTTATCGAAAGCGCCTTGCTGGAGATCGACCGCGGCGTTATCCAAGCGGCTGTTGCGATGGGCTCTTCCACGGCGGAGATTATCTTTAAAGTGATGATACCGGAAGCTTTGCCGCCTCTTGTTGCAGGCATTACGCTTACTATTATCAATCTTATCGGGTATTCGGCAATGGCGGGTGCAATCGGCGGCGGCGGTCTCGGCGATTTGGCAATCCGGTACGGGTATCAGCGGTTCCGCAGCGATATTATGCTGGCAGCGGTAATCGTTATCTTAGTGATGGTAGAGCTTATCCAATTTTTCGGCACAAGGCTCAGCACAGCGCTCGCAAAACGCCGGTAG
- a CDS encoding Do family serine endopeptidase, whose amino-acid sequence MYLKRKFKTALAFTVLLSMAVMIFVSSCSASPASAATVYADTKHSDSITKETISLLEGLQSANRQVSAAILPSVVTLSVTEIKKVRNPLSGEGFPWFFFGMPNQNNGEKSDGNDNGEQEYKSEGMGSGVIVRKSGNTYYVLTNQHVTGTAEKIIVKLYNGHTAEGKLVGGDQRRDIALVSFESTEKDIVIAELGNSDAVEVGDIVFAVGSPLGYVSTVTRGMVSAVGRSGGPNDNINDFIQTDAAINQGNSGGPLVNIYGQVIGINTWIASSSGGSQGLGFSIPINNVKTAIDSLISDGKLKYGWVGVQLTSADETVMKALGVGDKAGALAIDVFLGSPAFKGGIRPGDFVIKLNGKEVKSVDQLVRDVGDLRSGTTAEFVVIRDGKEQTLSVKIEERDQKIVTDSSKLWPGFIGYELDTEIRDKLKLDKKQTGVLVTNITNKTPAVIIGLKSGDIITAVNDVPVANMREFYRELSKVKKEVWFDVLREGQTLSTMRYKF is encoded by the coding sequence ATGTATTTAAAACGAAAGTTTAAAACGGCACTGGCATTTACTGTACTGTTGAGTATGGCCGTGATGATTTTTGTATCATCTTGCTCTGCAAGTCCCGCTTCGGCGGCAACGGTTTATGCCGACACAAAGCATTCGGACTCAATTACAAAAGAAACAATTTCCCTATTGGAAGGACTGCAAAGCGCTAACAGACAGGTATCTGCCGCAATTTTGCCGTCGGTAGTAACGCTTTCGGTTACCGAAATTAAGAAAGTCCGCAACCCGCTTTCGGGCGAAGGTTTCCCATGGTTCTTTTTTGGAATGCCTAATCAGAATAACGGAGAAAAATCCGACGGGAACGACAACGGAGAGCAGGAATATAAGTCCGAAGGCATGGGATCGGGCGTTATCGTGCGTAAGAGCGGTAATACCTATTATGTGCTGACCAATCAGCATGTTACCGGCACGGCGGAAAAGATTATTGTCAAATTATATAACGGACACACCGCAGAAGGAAAACTTGTCGGCGGCGACCAGCGGCGCGACATTGCGTTGGTTTCGTTTGAATCTACCGAAAAGGATATTGTCATTGCCGAATTGGGAAATTCCGATGCGGTAGAAGTCGGCGATATCGTATTTGCTGTGGGTTCCCCGCTCGGATACGTATCGACGGTTACCCGCGGTATGGTCAGCGCCGTAGGACGGTCGGGCGGTCCGAATGATAACATCAACGACTTTATCCAAACCGATGCGGCCATCAATCAAGGAAACTCCGGCGGCCCGCTCGTCAATATCTATGGGCAGGTTATCGGTATTAACACGTGGATTGCATCATCAAGCGGAGGATCTCAAGGGCTCGGTTTCTCCATCCCGATTAACAACGTCAAAACGGCAATCGACTCGCTCATTTCCGACGGAAAGCTGAAATACGGATGGGTAGGCGTACAATTGACGAGCGCTGACGAAACGGTTATGAAGGCGCTCGGTGTCGGCGACAAAGCCGGCGCTCTGGCTATCGACGTATTCCTCGGCTCTCCTGCTTTCAAAGGCGGTATCCGTCCGGGAGACTTCGTTATCAAACTGAACGGCAAAGAAGTTAAGAGTGTCGATCAGCTTGTCCGCGATGTCGGCGATCTCCGCAGCGGTACTACCGCAGAATTTGTCGTTATCCGCGACGGAAAAGAACAAACGCTTTCCGTGAAAATTGAAGAGCGCGATCAGAAGATCGTTACGGATTCGTCAAAGTTGTGGCCGGGATTTATCGGTTACGAACTGGATACCGAAATACGGGATAAATTAAAGCTGGATAAAAAACAAACCGGAGTGCTGGTAACCAACATTACCAATAAAACACCGGCCGTGATTATCGGGCTTAAATCGGGCGATATTATTACTGCGGTAAATGATGTGCCGGTAGCTAATATGCGCGAGTTTTATCGCGAGTTATCAAAGGTCAAAAAAGAAGTATGGTTCGATGTGCTGCGTGAAGGGCAGACATTATCAACTATGCGGTATAAGTTCTAG